CCATTAAGTAGGCAATCAAACCGTTCCTGTAACTCAACACCTGGCCCATGCAACTTGGACAATACTTTCATGGTCAGCTTGTTTTCTCCAAAGCCAATCCCATGCAAGAAATCTAATTTACGAAGGGTATAAACGGGTGTTCTGGATGCCTGAATTTTCTGCAAATGCTCTGCATAATCTTCGTCAACTTCAACACTGCCAATAACATAGCTACATAAGAGACCATGACCACCGTTTTTTAGTCTGTCAAAGAACCATTCACTTAGATCCAATGATCTCAAAATATGAGGTACATTAGCTATTCTATTTCTACCCATAATGTATTGGTACGTTTGGGCAGTCAATTTTAGTTTATTTACACCCAACCCAAAATGTTTCAAAAATCCTACTGTCGAAATCACACGAACTTCCAAATCAAAACTCAAAATCTCAGGCTTCGACAGTACTAAAAGTCCAACTTCTTCTTTTCTGACATCTAGTCTACGAAAAAATCCAATCTTTTGAGCCAAAAGCTCTTCAGAGTAATCAACAAAAATACTTTTATTTCTTCCCATCAATTCACCAATCTTCCCTTTCTCACAACCCAATTCATAAAACATTGCAATTTTCCTACAAATCTCGAACCAAGAATCCACATTTCCTTCAACACAACTTGCAAGATTAAAATCCAAAAACACCCTTTTCAAATCATCAAACAGCATATCAATTTCGTCCAAAAAATCACTCCTTTCCCCGAGCACATGCGGGAAAGCTAGGCAAATACCAATAACAGCAATACTACCATACCCGTATCGTTCAAAATGTGAAAGCCTCTCTTTCAATTCACAAGGCTCTTTACTAAAAATAGAAACTTCCCTTTTGAACAAAATACCCAATTTGTTCCAAGGGAAACCAAAACAAGCAAGAGCACAAGCAGCATTAAAAACTTTAGAATCTTCACACAAGAAGCATTTGTTCAAATGCAACATAGGACTAATCTCTACATAATTTACACCAATACTTTCAAAGAAAAACTCAAATTCATTAATAGGATGGTACCTTAAAAACCTCTGAATTGAATTAGGAAAGCGATTACGAGAAAATGGGACTTTAGAAACAAGACCCAAAAGAGAAAATCTTGAATTTTTACCAATGTATTCAGCAAAAGTAAAAGGTAAAGATCTAGTATTATGGAAGTAATCAGTGAGTACTTCTTGAGCTTGTAAAATGGCTTGAGGTCTATATTTTGCTGGAATCTTGGAAAGTGTTGATATATTAGGAACCTTTTGGTGTGTATTTGTGGAGAAAAAAGCGTGCTTGAGAGTGACATAGAGGAATTGAAGTGTTGGGGTTTTAGAACGGGAGAGCATTTCTTGTGCTTATGGGGAATGTGTAGAAAAATGTTTACATCCGGTGAGTGTTGAATGAGGACATTGGATCACTTTTCCGGTGAGTTTGACGGCTTTTCTTGCACTGAACTGCACGAGGGATCGCTCTGTGGGTTTTGAGTTTTTTGGAAAAGTTGCAGTATCATCCCTGTACTTTGGTATTTGGATGTTGCTGTCGAGTAGTTTTCCCTTTTCCAGAATAGTGGAGTATAATTTTTTAGAATATTTTCTTGgttctttttatttaattatagaatATATCATGAATATGGTGGTTTTTATGTAAAGTTCAAAATGAAGACGAATTTAGCTCGAAAAGTAATTACTTTTGACTctctgtttggattggcttattttaggtgccAAAATAATTTTTAAGATCCGAGCCGAAACTGCATCACGTCCTGTATAGTCATTTCTCTCAATACTTGTTCAAAATACCTCATACCAACCTCTCACGTGTAGTGCGAAATGCTAGATACTAAATATTATAATttaatttataataataatatctaTCAAGTACGAAAATGTTAACATTGACGGATGTAAAAACTTCAAATGTGAAATTAAAAAATTCTCGGTGAAACTCGTGAAAAGTGATGGTTCAGGTTCATTTTTTATCATTATACAAAGTGATTTGATTTATGATAGCATCCAATTTCTTCGATTCAATTTATAATGAGATACTGgtcaaaacacacctgaactatcacctTTTTGCGAGTTTCATATCTCAATTATAAGTTGTTCCCTTTTCCAACCTAAACTATCACCACACACCTAGGTGATAGTTCAAGTAGAAAACGGGAACAACCAATAGTTGTCTGCTCAGcttcgaggtgtgttttaatatatagatggtgatagttcagattGGAAAAGGGAAAAACCGATAGTTGAGGTGTGAAACTCACGAACAAGTGATAGTTCAGGTGGTGGATTTTTTACCATTGCCTCATTTATAAttgggcaaaggtgcaaatatacccctcaatttgcgatttagagcagatataccctctCGTTAAAagagtggtgtatatatacctctGCCATTATAAAATGATGTAAATATACCATTTTTgctgacgattttttttttttaaataaaatcatttagcttattttttaattaaaaaatatgccaCGTGCCTTTAAAAAATAGTCTACCCATGTTTTTttgtagacatatttttctaaagccatatGTTAATTTTTCTTTCTGGTGGGTCGGGTCtagtttgtttaaaaaaatatctttgtgactttaaaaaaaataagtctatcaatttttttaaacaaaccagACCCGACCTAccaaaaaaaattaccatgtggctttaggaAAATATGTctattaaaaaaatgggtagatttTTCTAAAGTcacgtgatttttttttaattaaaaaataagctaaatgactTTTACAAAAAATTTCATTACCAAAAAGgaatatttgcaccattttgtaatggcaggagtatatatacatcacttttttaacgagggatatatctgctctaaatcgcaaagttgagggataTATTTACACCTTTTCCCTTTATAATTTAATCATTCATGAACTCTGATTAGatccattccccccccccccccccccccccccccccccctatataTTTCTTTTTATTCACATCCAACCCCACCAAGTGAAAACAACACATGCATTAGTTGGAAATAACTTTCTTTTGACATAATATTTCTTACAAGtatatttttgttaaaaaaaaaaaaaaaactttggagttagagttggagttgtgtttagctatagtttttaaaattgtaatttttggtgaaatgtagtcgTAAAATggtgaaaaaagtgattttttttaaaaacaagttttttggtattccggaatacaacttcaagttttTTGGCACCTTAATTACTTGTTCCCAGTTGAGTTAttttttaactatatagaagcatgggtttaaacccatgcttcatcgtcagtctctataaaaaaaaataaggtgggccCCAATCTTCTTTAATAATGGttgaaaaattgtaaaaaaaaataataaataaggtggGGCCCAATCTTCTCTAATGGtagaaaaattgtaaaaaaaattaaggtggggcccaATTTTCCATAATAGTAGGAATGAAAAAACAaatttaaggtggggcccactctaccataatagtagagattaaaaaaattaaggtggggttcgcgtggagaattaggagacaattgcaaaaaaaaaaaggggctcacgtgaagaagtaggagacaattgctagaaaaaaaaatatttaaggtggggtccactcttctataatagtagagattaaaaaaattaaggtgggtctgcgtggagaattaggagacaattgaaaaaaaaaaattaaggtggggtccacgtgaagaagtaggagacaattgcaacagaaaaaaataggatatttaaataatgataataagttcagaaaattgTAAAGGTACGCTTAAAGAAGAGAAGTTCgggaataaataaataaagatttaaattgaacacaaaaactgctaaagaagtcataaaaccaaaagatttaaaacttataccataCGC
The sequence above is a segment of the Lycium barbarum isolate Lr01 chromosome 6, ASM1917538v2, whole genome shotgun sequence genome. Coding sequences within it:
- the LOC132645776 gene encoding transcription termination factor MTEF18, mitochondrial translates to MLSRSKTPTLQFLYVTLKHAFFSTNTHQKVPNISTLSKIPAKYRPQAILQAQEVLTDYFHNTRSLPFTFAEYIGKNSRFSLLGLVSKVPFSRNRFPNSIQRFLRYHPINEFEFFFESIGVNYVEISPMLHLNKCFLCEDSKVFNAACALACFGFPWNKLGILFKREVSIFSKEPCELKERLSHFERYGYGSIAVIGICLAFPHVLGERSDFLDEIDMLFDDLKRVFLDFNLASCVEGNVDSWFEICRKIAMFYELGCEKGKIGELMGRNKSIFVDYSEELLAQKIGFFRRLDVRKEEVGLLVLSKPEILSFDLEVRVISTVGFLKHFGLGVNKLKLTAQTYQYIMGRNRIANVPHILRSLDLSEWFFDRLKNGGHGLLCSYVIGSVEVDEDYAEHLQKIQASRTPVYTLRKLDFLHGIGFGENKLTMKVLSKLHGPGVELQERFDCLLNGGVNFSTLCKMLTVAPKILNQKAEILEQKIKFLFQDMGLSQEELCAFPACLCYDLEKRIIPRCQFHRWLREQDWCPYEYSLASIVATSDKMFMARITDIHPDAPKKWFNSFLKENHSTSC